One Chthonomonadales bacterium genomic window, CCAGTGCGCGCTCGACGCCCGGCCACATGCGCTCAAGAAACGCGCGGTCGCCGCTCTGCAGCCACTCGCGGTAGACCTTCATGATCGTGCCCATCTGGCCGTCGGCGGCGGGCTTGAACGCCCACAACTCGCCGATCAGCGGCAGGAGGGTGCGGAACGCCATGCTGCCGTCGGACCGCGTGTTGTGGCCGAAATCCGTCTCGCGCACGGTGCGCTCCAGCGTCGGGAACAGGTGGGCGACCGTCTGCTCGTAGTTCCAGACGTGCGTGCAGTTCATCGGGCAGCAGCCGACGCTATCGCCGCAGCCCTCGAAGCCGTTGAGGCGCCCGTCCTCCGTTCGGAGCACCGTCGTCGTCCGCAGGATGGAGGCGTTGGCCGACGCCGCGTCGATGGCGGCGGGCGGCAGCGTGCTGGACGCCATGCACTCAATGTAGGCGCGGGTCTGCGCCTCCAGGCGTGCGCCGGTGGCGTGCAGGTCGGCGAGGACGGCCCAGGCATCGGGCCACTGCCGGGCATACCAGTTCCCCAGACGCCGCCCCTTGACGGCCTGCTCGGTGTTCCAGTGGTTCGCGAGGTTGGGGAAGTGCCAGGCCAGCGAGAAGGGCACCGCGACGGTCGCGCCGGGATGCACCACGACGCGCGCGGCGATGGAGCCCACGTCGGTCTGGCCATCGGGCGAGGGATCGGGCTCGGGGCCATCGGGCAGCCCGCCGTCGGTGGCGAAGTCGTCCCAGAAGCTCTGAACGTCGTCCCACCAGCCGGCGCGCTCCCAGCGCGTCAGCCATGTGACCTCGGGGGCGGGAGTGGCGATCGCCATCGTGCCGAAGCACGGGTCGTCAGCAGCCGGGTGGTCCCGACGCAGGGCGAGTCCGGCGAGGCCGTCAGCCCGCCGAAACTCGTTCACGTTGGCGCCGAAGAGTGGGTTGTGGCGGTTACCGAGCGGGTCGGTGCCGTTGTAGCCGCATGCGTTGAGGAGGCTGAAGCAGACGGCAGCCTCGGTTGGCTCGGCGCCGTCGTTGGTGAGGAGCCATCGAAACACCGCCGCGGGCACGCCGCTGGCACGGTCGTCCATGGGGACGAAGGGGTTCCATGCCTCCAGCGCGATCCGCAGCGGCACCGTGTCGTCCTCGAAGTCGATGCGGGCAAGCGGATAGATGGCGCGGAAGGTCGCCTCGCGCAGGCGCGGCAGGCCGCTCACCAGGGCGGTGGGAAGGCCGAACCCGGAGCTGTACGGGGGCAGCAGTTGCCGCTCGAGCACTCGCGCGACCGGCGGATGGCCCCGGCGGCGCGCCCACAGCGCGAAGAAGGTGTACGGCAGTATGCGCCCCTTGCCGGGCCGGTTGAAGATCTCCCAGTCGCGCAGGTTCCCACGGCCGCCGAGCGAGACGGTGCCGGTGCCGATGCCGCCGAGGGGGAATGCGACCTCACGCAGGTACTCGCCGGTAAACGAACGGGCGCCGCCGAGGAGCGCCAGGGTGTCGGCCATCTACGTGCCTCCAGGTGGGATGCGGGTGCGCAGCAGGATTCGGGGCACGGCCCGGGATCCCCTCCGGGCCCCCGAGCGGCGTGCCGAGCCCGCAAAGCGGCGACGCGAAGCGGCGCGCTGATCCGTATAGAGAACGGGTGCGCGCGGGCTACCGCGCGCGTTGACAACGATCCGGGCGCGCAGTACACTGATGGGGCCTCGTCGGCCGAAAGGAAGCGCTCCAGTGGACATCTCGGTCATCGCAGCACAGGCCAGGCGCATCGTCGACACCGTCGAGACCGCCGTGGTCGGCAAGCGGCCCGTCGTGAAGTCCGCGCTCGCCACGCTGCTCTCGAACGGCCACCTGCTCATCGAGGACATCCCCGGCGTCGGGAAGACGACCCTGGCCAAGGCGCTCGCCCGCGCGCTTGGCTGCGAGTTCAAGCGCATCCAGTTCACGCCGGACCTGCTGCCGTCGGACGTTACCGGAACGTCCATCTTCAACCAGAAGGAAGGCGAGTTTCAGTTCCGCGCCGGCCCCGTCTTCGCCAACATCGTGCTGGCGGACGAGGTGAACCGCGCCACGCCCAAGACTCAGGCCGCCCTGCTCGAATGCATGGAGGAGCGGCAGGTCACGGTGGACGGCGTCACCTACCCCCTGCCGTCGCCCTTCTTCGTCATCGCGACGCAGAACAACATCGAGCTCAGCGGCACCTATCCGCTGCCCGAGGCGCAACTCGATCGCTTCACCGCGCGACTGGCGATCGGATATCCTGGCCGCGAGGACGAGCTGCGCGTCCTCGAGAACCAGATGCATACCCGGCCGGTCGATGCCATCCAGCCCGTGATGTCCGGTCCGGACGTGGTCATCCTGCAGCATCACATTCGCGACGTGCATGTGGACACCGCCCTGCGCCAGTACGTGATCGATATATCCGAGGCCACGCGCTCGCATCCGGCGATCGCGCTTGGGGCCAGCCCTCGCGGCTCGCTGGCGCTCCAGTACGCCAGTCAGGCCGTGGCGCTGATGGCGAGTCGAGACTACGTGGCTCCGGACGACATCAAGAGCATGGCGGTTCCCGTGCTTGCCCACCGGATCATCGTGCGCCCCGAGCAGCGCATCCGGGGCCTGACGGCTCGCGAGTGCGTGGCGGAGATCCTGGAGCGTGTGCCCGTTCCGGTAGGGGCGGAGCGCGCCGCGGGCGCCGCGAGGCTGTAGCCTCTGAGTCGAGCGCGCCGGCCGTGCGCCTCGCTGGCCGGCGGCCTTCCTCGCGCGCCCGCGCGCGCACCCGGGACTCTCCGCTATGGGATCCATCAAGCTGATCGCCATCTTCACCGCGGCCGTCTACCTCATCATCGCCGCAACCATCGTCAACGCATATCAGCTCTTCTACATGGCCGCGCTCCTGCTGGCGCTGCCCGGCGTCTCGTATCTCGTCGGTCGCTTTGCCCTGCGCGACCTGGAGTTTTCCCGCGAGGTGCCGGGCACTGGCTGGAGTGGCGAGACGGTCACGTTCACGCTGACCGTGAGGTCGCGCTCGCGCCTACCACGCCTCTTCCTCCAGGCGCACGACGACCTTCCCCGTTTCCTACGCCTGGCGGACTCAGCGCCGCCCCACTTCCACGCCGCGCCGGGAGGGGCCACGCATGTGCCCTACGAGGTGCAACTGCTGAAGCGAGGCGCGTATACCATACCGGGGCTCACGGTCAGCGCCGTCGATCCGCTCGGCATGTTCACGTTCCGGACGCGTGTGCCGCTCGAGTCGGAGATGCTGGTCTACCCGATGCCGGAGGAGATCGGCGACATGGTGCTGAGCGGGGCCGAGCGATATGGCTCGCGCGACCTGCCGATCGCGGCGGCGCGGGGAAGCGGGGTGGACCCCGACGGCGTGCGGGAGTACGTTCCAGGCGATCCGCTGCGCCGCATGCACTGGAAGTCCGTCGCGCGCACGGGCAAGCTGAGCGTGATCGAGTTTGAGGAGTCGCGCGCGCTGAACGTCGTGCTCGTGCTGGACCTTCACTCCGGCACCGACGTCGGGGAGGCGGCCGAGACGACCATCGAGTACCTGGTGCGCGCCGCCGCGTCGATCGCGCAGCTCGCCGTGCGGCAGGGAGCCAGCGTGCGACTGGTTCGATCGGACGAGCCCGATCCCGCGCAGTCGCCCGGGCGCGGCACGGAGCACCTGTTCCTGATACTGGCCAGCCTGGCGCGCGCCGAGGCCAACGACTCCGAGCCCTTGAGCGCTCGCCTCGTGCAGCGAGTGGGCGTGCTGCAGCCGGGCACGACGCTGATGGTGCTGACGGCCGATGCCGACCCGAACCTCCCGGGGGCCCTGGCGCACTACACCTCGGGAGGTGCCCAGGTGTTCGTGCTGTACGCCGACGCGCTGGCCTTTGGGCGCGCGCCGCACCTCACACGCCAGGCCCAGGCCGTCTTTCTGGAAGGGTTGTACGCCGCGCGGACGGCGCCAAGCGTGCTGCGGCGCTCGCCAGACGGTCGCTTGAGGCCGGAGACGGCACAGAATGCCGGTTACTTCACCGCAACCTGAAGCCGCCGCTCGTTGCGCCGCGCCAGCGGCCGAGCCGGCCCCCACACTCGCCATGTACGTGGCCGGGCTGATCGTCACCTTGTGCGGCCTTCAGGCGGTGCACCTCGGCATCGGAACACCCGACGACGGCTCCTTCGGCCTCGTGGTGCTCGTGCTGACGCTCATCGGGTTCGCCGTGAGCTACCTGAGCGTCTACCAGAACGTGCCCGCCCGGACGATCGAGCTGCCGGCCTACATCGCCTTCGCCAGCGTCTGCGTGCTCACCTTCCTCGCCGGCGACCAGCTTCCGCTCCTCGCGCCCGCGGGCGTGGCCGACGACCGGCCACGCGCCATGGCGGTCTTCCTGACCTGGCTGGTCGTGCTTCGCAGCTACACGCTGACCACGAACGCTCGTCTGCTCTTCGCGGCGGTACCGACCATGGCCCTGATCGGGCTGGTCGGGACGATGCAGACTGATCCGGCGCTCATCACGCTGTTCATCGTCTTCGCCTGCGCCGCCACCTTCATGGTGGTCCACGAGCACGCGGCCCGCACGCGCGCGCCGCTGCCCGCGGCGCGCCGTGAGAGTGCGCGCCGTGGCCTTCTTGTGGGCCAGCTCCAGCTTGCGGCCGTCTGCAGCATCGGCGCCGTCGTGCTCGGCCGACTGCTCGCCCCGCCGCTCCATGCCATGGGCTCTTCCTTCGTGCTTCCAGGCATCCCGGCTCCGCCGGCGCGCACCAGCGAGTCGCGCGCCACGACGACGGTCACCGCGGTCGCCGAGCGAAACGAGGTGCGGGTGGCCACCGGCCCGGTCCAGTTGAGCGACGAGATCATGATGCGCGTGCGCGCGGAGCACGGGGCCTACTGGCGCGGCGCCACGTTCGACGAGTACACGGGCACCGGCTGGCGCTCCACGCTTGACCCGACCCTGCCGCTCCGCTCGCAGCGCGGGTCGGCGCGTGCCGAGAGCTACTTCGAGATGGAGGGGCCGGCCGGATCGCTCATCCTCAACGTACCGCCGACCGAGCTCACGCAGGTCGGCGCGCGATCGCACCGCCTGCGCCAGCTCGTTCGCCTGGAGAGCAACCGGCGGTTCTCGGAGATCTACGGGGCGGCGGAGCTGCGCTCGTTTCGCGTGAGCGACATCCGCGGACCGCTGGGCGGGCCGACGTGGGCATCGACCGACGGCGCCGGCAGGGTTCATCTGTCGCGCCCGCTGTACGCCACCGAGTACGAGGTGGACTCAGAGATTTCGGAGTGGACCCCGGCGACACTCCGCGCCACCAGCACGCGGTACCCCGATGATATCCGGGCGCTCTATCTGCCGCTCGACCGCGCCGACGCGAGTTCCGTCGCGCGCATCCGCGAGGCAGCCATGCAGGCGACGCGCGGAGCCCTGAACCCATATGACCGGGTAGTGGCGCTTAAGGAGTGGATCGCTGGCAGGTGCAAGTACAACACCGGCGCCCAGGCGGCGGCCCCGGACGAGGACGTGGTCGAGAGCTTCCTCTTCACCGAGAAGCAGGGCTACTGCGACTCCTTCGCGACCGCGCTTGCCGTCATGTGCCGCACGCTCGGCATCGCGGCGCGTGTCGCGTCCGGCTTCATCACCGGCGACCTCGACCCCGAGACCCAGTGGTACGTCGTTCGCGAGCGCCACAAACACCAGTGGACAGAAGTCTACTTTCCGGGAACCGGATGGGTCACCTTCGACGCCACGGATGGCGCCGAGGACATCAGCGCGCAGCGCGCGGCGGGGGCGGCCCACCGCCCGCGCTCGCTCCTCGCCTTTCTGCTGGGCCGCGGATGGCTGCCGCCCATCGCCCTGCTGGCCTTCCTCTCGATGCTGGCCTATGTTCTCAAGGTGGAGGTCTGGGATCGCTTCGCCCGTCGCGTCGCGAACGGCGGTGCCTGGGCGCTGGCGCCGGAGAACGCGGCGATCGTGGCCTCGTACGAGGCGCTGTGCTGCCTGCTGGCGCGCAAGGGGCTCGGGCGTGCTCCCGCCGAGACGCCCTGGGAGTACGAATCGCGCCTACGCGATCCGCTCTCGCAGTGCCGATCGGCGGCCGAGGCCGTGGTGGCGCTGACCACGCTGGTCGTCGCGGCGCGTTACGGCCGCGCGGTCGCCACGACGGGCGACGTGAGTCGGGCGGCCGCGGCGCTGGAGGCTGCCCGGGCAGCGCTGCGCCACTCGCCGCGCCTGCGGCCCGCATCGGGCCCCCGAGTCGCGGCCGGCCAGGCGTAGCGATGGAGGTCGTCTACTCCCCCGCGCGCGCGGCGGCCCTGACGAGCCCCTTGCGCCCTCTCTACCTCGTGCACGGCGAGGACGCAGTTCGGAGGGAGGAGGTCGTCGCGCTGCTGCGGACGGCGATGGTGGACGACGCGTTCGCGGACTTCGACTACGAGGTGCTCGACGCGACGACCGCCACGGCGGGACAGATCGCCACGGCTGCCGCGGTCGTACCCCTCGCCTCGGAGCGCCGCCTGATCGTGGTGCGCCACGCGGAGGCACTGCGGCGGCGGGAGCGACAGGCCGATGCAGAGGCTCTGGCCTCGGCGCTCGAGCGGCCTGGCGCCGCGTGCGTCGCACTGGTCTGCGGAGGTGAGGAAGCCGGCCGCGGCAAGTCCGTGCTGACGGGCCGCATCGATGCGCTGGCGCGCTCTACGGGATGCATCGTCCATTGCCGCGCGCTCGACGCGGAGGGCCTGGTCGATGCGCTCTGCGCCCAGGCGGCGGCGGCTGACAAGGAGCTTGAGGAGGGCGCGGCCCGGCGGCTCGCCGCGGCCGGACACGGTGATCGCGTGCTCCTCGCCGGCGAACTGGAGAAGGCCATCTGCCACGCGGGGGACGCGCCGCGCGTCACGCTCGCTGATGTTGAGGCGGTGTGCTGCAACTCGGCAGAGGACGTGGTTTTCCGCCTGGTGGACGCCGTGGGCCACCGGAGCGCCGAGCGCGCGCTCGCGCTTCTGCACGAGGCGCTGCGCTACGAGCCCAAGGCGCACTCCGTCGCCGGGCGGCTCCTGGCGCTGCTGGGTCGGCAACTCCGGCTGCTCTGGCAGGCGCGCGAGCTGTCCGCGCGGCGTGTGGACGCGGCCGCGCTCCGGAGCCTGCCGGACGAACTGGCGGAGGAGTTGCCGTCGGAGGCGAGCATTAAGTCGATGGCCTGGCGGGCGCGCGAGCTCTATGCGCAGGCCAGGCGGTGGGACCGCGTGGCGCTCGCGGCAGGCTTCCAGTGTCTGGTGGAGTGCGACGTGGCGAACAAGGGGGGCGAGCAGGGCAGCGCGGACGTCGTGACCAACCTGGAGGTCCTCGTCGTGAGGTTGTGTCGGGGTTGACGCGCAGGGGCGGGCCGCGAGCGACCCGCCCCGTCCGACGCCTAGGCTCCGCCGCCGGCCTGCGCTCTGTGGGCGCGGCGCATCAGCCGGGACTTCCGGCGCGCGGCGGCGTTGCGATGGATGATGCCGCGCTCCGCCGTCTTGTCGATGACGCTGAGAGCCTCGCGCATCGCAGCTGGCACGGCGGCGGCGTCTCCGCCCTCGATGGCGGCCTTCGCCTTCTTGATGTGGGTCTTCATCGCGGACTTGGCGGCGACGTTGCGCAGTCGGTTCTTGCGCGACTTCTTCACATCCTTGATCATGGACTTGATGTTCGGCACGAGCGTGTCACCTCCTTGACGCCGGCAGATTGTACCCCGGCGGCCGGCCGCCGCGCAACCTCAGAGCTCGAGCTTGTCGAATCGCCCCGCGGTCGGGTCGAGGGCGTCGCGTAGCTCATTGTAGGCTACTTCCACGCGCGCCAAGATGTCGCGGGCCGTCCGCTGTTCCTCGGATCCCTCGTCGAAGCGCTCCGGAGCACAGCGGGCGGCAAGCCTTCGGTACTTGGCCTCGACCTCGGAGAGGTCGGCGCCCTCGTCGAGGCCCAGGACGCGGTAGTGTTGCGCGAGTGGGCCGACGGGCGCGACCGATTCCGGCTGCGGCGAGTCGGGCGAGGCGGCCGGCTTTCCGGCGGCGATCTCCTCCGGGGTTCGCGTGGGCTGCCGCGCCGCGCCCTCCCGCATATCGCGCTCGTACTCGCGGCGGGCGTCGCGCTGGGCATGGCGCACATCGGCCTCGGCGGCCGCCTCGGCGTCGAGGCGGTCGAGCCGGTCCCTGATGGCGTTGATCTGCGTGAGCGCGATCGCACGCAGACGGCGTGATAGGCTCATCGGTCCTCTCCGGCGCCGCGCTCGTTGCGCCTAGGGGTTCTGGCGCAGCGGCGCTGGCTCCTCGGCGGCCAGGGCCTCCGTGACGCTGGTATCCAGCAGGTCGATGTCGCTGTTGAGCGTTTCCAGCTCGCGGTAGAGCCCCTCGCTGACGCTGGCGGCGGCGGACATGTCGACCGTCTTAATGCGGAGGACCTTGGCCTTCCAGCTCGCGAAGGTCGCTTCGACGTTCTCGAGCTGGCTGTCGATGCGTGCCGTCGCCTGCGTGATCGCCTGATAGGTGTTGAGCTCCGCCTCGCGGGCCTTGAGCGCCTGTTCGTACTGAGCGCGCGCCACGCTGTCCGTCGTGCCGTCGATGCGCTGCCGCAGGTTGGCGCAGTAGCTGCGCAGTCCCCGCTCGTCCACGTGATGCAGGTAGCGCGCGAGCTGCTGCTTGCGCGTCGCCAGGCTGACCGCCCGCCGCACGAGCGCCGGCATCTGCGAGGCGATACGGTCCATGTCTCGGCGGGTGTACTCCTGCACATCGGGGGCCCGCGCCTCGCGCACGATCTCCTTCTGAAGCTGCAGCACGTAGCGCACGCGCTGCCGCGTCTCGAAGTCCATGCGCTCGAGGAGCTCCTCCACCTCCTGTTCGGTGATCTGCTCCTCGCGCTCCTGACGCTCCAGGAAGATGCGCCGCAGGTACTCCTCGTCGTGCAGGCGGCGCAAGAGCAGCGCGCCCTGCGCGATGGCGGCGACCACCAGGTACAGCCACCAGCCGGTCACCAACGAAATGACCCCTCCCGCTGCCCAGAGTGCCAGCGAGAGGGGCGACCTCAGAACGTGCCTGGCGACGTACGAGAACTTCCCGGTGGTGGAGAGCTCTTGCATCGGTGCCTACTGCCGGTTGAGCTTCTGCTCGAGCTCCCGGAGTTGCTGGTCGATGTCGTCGTCGCGTTTGGCCTGCGGGGCAGCGGTCTGCGTAACGACCGTCTGTGGCGCCCCGGCCCCCAGCCCGAGCTTGCCCTCCAGCTCGGCGAGAGCTTGGTCGGTACTGGCATCGACCTGGCTGTCCTCGAGGGAGTCCATACGAGACTGGAGGCTCGTTTTGGCGACCTCGGCCCGGGCCTGCGCCTCGGACTGCATGGACTGGATGCGCTCCTGGGCGCGGGTGAAGCTCTGGGACGAGTCGTCGCTCTGAAGGCCGTCCAGTGCCTTGTTGATCGCGATCTGGATCTGAGCCTGTTTCATGTTCGCCTTGAGCGTGAGGGCCTCGGCGGTGCGGATCTGGAAGCGCTCCTCCTCGCGACGCATCGCCTCCTTGATGGCCTCGGAGGTCTCCTCGGCCTGTTTGAGCGAGACGCGCAACTGCTCGAGAGTCTTGTCGTGGATCGCCTTTTCGCGGAGGATCTGCCGGGCGAGCTCACGGTTGCCCTGCTGAAGCGCCTGCGCGGCCTTCGCCTCGAGGTTGCGGCTGCGCTTCTCCTCCTGATCGACCATGGCAAGGAGGTTGTTCTTCTGCGTGATCGCTTGAACAGCGCGCTCGCGGTTCTTCGCCTGGTTCTCTCGCATCTCCCGGACGGACTCGTTGATGATGACCTCAGGGTCCTCCCACTGGTCCAGCTTGCCCATGATGAGCGCCCGAAGATAGCGGAAGAAACGCTTGAACATGAGGTTCTCCTCCCGGTCGGCATGGCGCAGCCGAGCCCGCGGAGCGGGTCCCGGCGCCGGAATCCGCAAGACATTATCTCACGTTTTCGGTGCCCTGTCAACGACCCTACAGGCGGCTCAGGCGTGTCAGACCGGGCTCATCAACGGGCCGGTGACGAGCGCGGCGATCACGGCTGCATCGCGCCCTCCAGGTATCGTCGGATCGCCTCCTCGATGCCGTCCGCGCGCGTCCATTCCATGTGTTCACCCCGGCCTACCGCCGCGCGATGCGACTCCGTGAAGTAGGCCACATCGAGTGGGGGCTCGTCGGAGCGACCCTCTACGTGGACGCGCGCGCACTCGACCGGGACCTGCTCGCCACCCTCCGTGATCGTCCAGGCGCGCAAGTCGCCGAGCGGAATGAGCTCCCACGTATAGCGGGGCAGGGTCCGCGTGCTGGTTGGGTCCATGATGGCCATGCCCTTTCCGGCGGCCACCCGATGTGAGCGGCCAGCCGTGCGTTACTTCGCATAGTAAGTCGTCCGCGGGGGGCGATGTGCTCCGTGCACACCCGTGCTCGGAAAGGCGCGCGGCGTCCGGCGTGCCGCGCGCGGGCGCGGCCGTCTCGGTTCCGGTCGGTTCCGGCCGGGCTGAGCTACGCGGCCGCCTGGACGAACCGGAGTGCATACAGATCGGCGTCGCGCAGTTCGAACCGCAGACGGACAGGGCCGCCGGCCACGCGCGCCAGACTGGCCCCTGGCCTCCATGCGACCCGGCGCTCCGTCTCATCGCCGTAGATCGGTTGGCAGTCGGCCATCGCGAACCCGGGGAGTGGGCCTCCGGCCGCCGACCGCACCTCGACCCGCACGCTGCCGACAGCCGAAGTTGCGGCGTTCACCTCAAGCGCGCCGCCGCGGAAGGCGAGGGGAGGCGTGAGCATCTCGCCGCCCTGGTATGGGCCGGCGACGGACGCGAGACGGTCGACGACCACGGTGCCGCGGCGCAGGCGAGGGGCCGCCACCGCGTTCTCGGTCCAGTACATCGAGAGCTCGCCGGGAGCGGTGGCGAGGAGACCCCAGGCCATCGTGTTGTTGCTGTGCCCGCTACCCCAGTTGGCCGCGTTGGGGCCGGGCCGAAGGTATGCCTCCAGGAACGTGCGATCGAAGCGCACGCCGTCGCGGCTCGACATCAGGATCCCGTCCGATAGCGGCCCGAGGTCCTCGCCGTTCGGGCCCACGGCGTGCCTCTCCGGCACAAAGCGCATTGGGAAGGCCAGGTAGAGGCCTGGGGCGCGCGCATATCGTACGACCGCGTTGGTGTAGAACTGCTCCACGGGTGCGTGGCCAGTCTCGATGGGTACAGGCTCCGTCCAGTGGAGGAAGTCCGGCGAGGTAGCGCGGGCAAAGCTGCGCACGCCGCTGCGACCGATCCGCAGGTAACAGACATAGCGCCGGAGGCCCGTGTCCCAGAAGGCCGTGTTATGCGAGTCGAACGAGCCCTCGGTGATGATGGGCTCCTCGCGCAGCCGACGCCAGCGCAGCCCGTCAGGGGAGCCCATCGCGACGAGAGTCCTCCGGCGGTCGCCGGTGGCCGGATCGGTCTGGCGTCCCAGCGCAAGCGCCTTGTAGCGCGCGGCGGGCGGAGTGGCCGGGTTCGCGTCGATGAAGGGCGTCATGTTGTGCGACTCCGCGTAGCCCTTCGTGCGTCCGACCCAGACGATATTGTTGCGCTTGCTGCCGTCGTGTTCGAACATGCC contains:
- a CDS encoding DUF58 domain-containing protein; amino-acid sequence: MGSIKLIAIFTAAVYLIIAATIVNAYQLFYMAALLLALPGVSYLVGRFALRDLEFSREVPGTGWSGETVTFTLTVRSRSRLPRLFLQAHDDLPRFLRLADSAPPHFHAAPGGATHVPYEVQLLKRGAYTIPGLTVSAVDPLGMFTFRTRVPLESEMLVYPMPEEIGDMVLSGAERYGSRDLPIAAARGSGVDPDGVREYVPGDPLRRMHWKSVARTGKLSVIEFEESRALNVVLVLDLHSGTDVGEAAETTIEYLVRAAASIAQLAVRQGASVRLVRSDEPDPAQSPGRGTEHLFLILASLARAEANDSEPLSARLVQRVGVLQPGTTLMVLTADADPNLPGALAHYTSGGAQVFVLYADALAFGRAPHLTRQAQAVFLEGLYAARTAPSVLRRSPDGRLRPETAQNAGYFTAT
- the holA gene encoding DNA polymerase III subunit delta, whose product is MEVVYSPARAAALTSPLRPLYLVHGEDAVRREEVVALLRTAMVDDAFADFDYEVLDATTATAGQIATAAAVVPLASERRLIVVRHAEALRRRERQADAEALASALERPGAACVALVCGGEEAGRGKSVLTGRIDALARSTGCIVHCRALDAEGLVDALCAQAAAADKELEEGAARRLAAAGHGDRVLLAGELEKAICHAGDAPRVTLADVEAVCCNSAEDVVFRLVDAVGHRSAERALALLHEALRYEPKAHSVAGRLLALLGRQLRLLWQARELSARRVDAAALRSLPDELAEELPSEASIKSMAWRARELYAQARRWDRVALAAGFQCLVECDVANKGGEQGSADVVTNLEVLVVRLCRG
- a CDS encoding J domain-containing protein; protein product: MSLSRRLRAIALTQINAIRDRLDRLDAEAAAEADVRHAQRDARREYERDMREGAARQPTRTPEEIAAGKPAASPDSPQPESVAPVGPLAQHYRVLGLDEGADLSEVEAKYRRLAARCAPERFDEGSEEQRTARDILARVEVAYNELRDALDPTAGRFDKLEL
- a CDS encoding 30S ribosomal protein S20: MPNIKSMIKDVKKSRKNRLRNVAAKSAMKTHIKKAKAAIEGGDAAAVPAAMREALSVIDKTAERGIIHRNAAARRKSRLMRRAHRAQAGGGA
- a CDS encoding PspA/IM30 family protein, whose protein sequence is MFKRFFRYLRALIMGKLDQWEDPEVIINESVREMRENQAKNRERAVQAITQKNNLLAMVDQEEKRSRNLEAKAAQALQQGNRELARQILREKAIHDKTLEQLRVSLKQAEETSEAIKEAMRREEERFQIRTAEALTLKANMKQAQIQIAINKALDGLQSDDSSQSFTRAQERIQSMQSEAQARAEVAKTSLQSRMDSLEDSQVDASTDQALAELEGKLGLGAGAPQTVVTQTAAPQAKRDDDIDQQLRELEQKLNRQ
- a CDS encoding DUF4129 domain-containing protein codes for the protein MPVTSPQPEAAARCAAPAAEPAPTLAMYVAGLIVTLCGLQAVHLGIGTPDDGSFGLVVLVLTLIGFAVSYLSVYQNVPARTIELPAYIAFASVCVLTFLAGDQLPLLAPAGVADDRPRAMAVFLTWLVVLRSYTLTTNARLLFAAVPTMALIGLVGTMQTDPALITLFIVFACAATFMVVHEHAARTRAPLPAARRESARRGLLVGQLQLAAVCSIGAVVLGRLLAPPLHAMGSSFVLPGIPAPPARTSESRATTTVTAVAERNEVRVATGPVQLSDEIMMRVRAEHGAYWRGATFDEYTGTGWRSTLDPTLPLRSQRGSARAESYFEMEGPAGSLILNVPPTELTQVGARSHRLRQLVRLESNRRFSEIYGAAELRSFRVSDIRGPLGGPTWASTDGAGRVHLSRPLYATEYEVDSEISEWTPATLRATSTRYPDDIRALYLPLDRADASSVARIREAAMQATRGALNPYDRVVALKEWIAGRCKYNTGAQAAAPDEDVVESFLFTEKQGYCDSFATALAVMCRTLGIAARVASGFITGDLDPETQWYVVRERHKHQWTEVYFPGTGWVTFDATDGAEDISAQRAAGAAHRPRSLLAFLLGRGWLPPIALLAFLSMLAYVLKVEVWDRFARRVANGGAWALAPENAAIVASYEALCCLLARKGLGRAPAETPWEYESRLRDPLSQCRSAAEAVVALTTLVVAARYGRAVATTGDVSRAAAALEAARAALRHSPRLRPASGPRVAAGQA
- a CDS encoding MoxR family ATPase translates to MGPRRPKGSAPVDISVIAAQARRIVDTVETAVVGKRPVVKSALATLLSNGHLLIEDIPGVGKTTLAKALARALGCEFKRIQFTPDLLPSDVTGTSIFNQKEGEFQFRAGPVFANIVLADEVNRATPKTQAALLECMEERQVTVDGVTYPLPSPFFVIATQNNIELSGTYPLPEAQLDRFTARLAIGYPGREDELRVLENQMHTRPVDAIQPVMSGPDVVILQHHIRDVHVDTALRQYVIDISEATRSHPAIALGASPRGSLALQYASQAVALMASRDYVAPDDIKSMAVPVLAHRIIVRPEQRIRGLTARECVAEILERVPVPVGAERAAGAARL